A genomic window from Pseudomonadota bacterium includes:
- a CDS encoding 30S ribosomal protein S12 methylthiotransferase RimO — KAQLEVLLDKIKKEIPEITLRTTVIVGFPKETDEDFLNLCNFVKKWEFDMLGAFMYSREEGTLASRMKGHVRKGIKQERYNKIMEIQKDISKRRLKKLEGKNVKMIIEGEDETYMTGRLLTQAPDIDGIAFIKGTCNVGEMREGKIVKTLDYDVIVEV; from the coding sequence AAGGCACAATTAGAGGTGTTGCTGGATAAGATTAAGAAAGAGATACCTGAAATTACACTGAGAACCACAGTGATTGTTGGTTTTCCTAAGGAGACTGATGAGGATTTTCTTAATCTATGTAATTTTGTGAAAAAATGGGAATTTGATATGCTGGGGGCATTTATGTATTCGAGGGAAGAAGGGACATTAGCAAGCAGAATGAAAGGACATGTGAGAAAAGGCATAAAACAGGAAAGGTACAATAAGATTATGGAGATACAGAAGGATATATCGAAAAGGAGACTCAAGAAGCTTGAGGGAAAAAACGTGAAGATGATTATTGAAGGAGAGGATGAGACGTATATGACTGGAAGACTCCTCACACAGGCTCCAGACATTGATGGCATTGCTTTTATAAAAGGCACATGTAATGTGGGAGAAATGAGAGAAGGTAAAATAGTGAAAACCCTTGATTATGATGTTATAGTGGAAGTGTAA